One segment of Anguilla anguilla isolate fAngAng1 chromosome 1, fAngAng1.pri, whole genome shotgun sequence DNA contains the following:
- the LOC118228825 gene encoding sialic acid-binding Ig-like lectin 5 isoform X1, producing the protein MGSFRRSSVLCSVIQGLAVWSVAAAEQRLSVKIPNQMSAPVGSCIVVPCSFTPPTANEAVEVNWYQYVSSGYPLVYSESKPGDVIDKFSDSTELIGRAEKGNCSLKINPTREAHNAEKIYVWIKPNQLDGKLYDQTVKLEVTENATQPEIRVLSSDLTEGDVVRLSCDVIHTCPPSPPSVSFRNHTGALRWSHNEEEEGRWRISVETSWKVNSVDHGRGVVCDVTHPGGRTASREIVLRVTYPPKSVSVHGSSNALPPGGSVSLSCSSQANPPATSFQWYFMDQGQPKLLEVSSKNIRVMQLRNRDQKLYRCKASNSVGSGSSPDFEVIKEYQPSISKASGCSFYAGAVSCWCEATARPSASLQWRVDGVTQEASPARPSTTSVHTVRGEWAGKAATEQVSVTCVSSNRHGQKERLLRVYVKAPLSNVMVTQHPSRPREGEGVTLSCTGQGYPPASGYRWYLGRDGQEIGLEEESSELSVRPVARDSGPYRCTARNQMGESSSPVTSVNVEYAPLILRNSSCTLGNGQWRCECIVDSSPPAKVTWSSVGSSTNESGNTLSTLSGRVLRSVLTGPMGDGGHRFYCNATNEHGDAFYLLLITVEHFGKWGIVLGAIGGAVLICLLLGAFLYCKRTKRRPKHADLSLKEVKCAGEEEVKIDSLYSNIRACPPAHALPESMYEVEDAPRYQEMKRQPSYDDDVYQNY; encoded by the exons ATGGGTTCCTTCAGGAGATCATCTGTTCTTTGCAGTGTCATTCAAG GTCTGGCAGTTTGGAGCGTGGCTGCGGCTGAACAGCGGTTGTCAGTGAAGATTCCTAACCAGATGTCCGCTCCGGTCGGGTCTTGCATCGTCGTTCCTTGCTCCTTCACTCCCCCGACCGCTAACGAGGCCGTTGAAGTCAATTGGTACCAGTACGTCAGTAGTGGCTACCCGCTGGTATACAGCGAATCCAAACCGGGGGACGTCATAGATAAGTTTAGTGACAGCACGGAGTTAATTGGCAGAGCGGAAAAGGGGAACTGCAGTCTCAAAATCAACCCGACACGAGAAGCACATAACGCTGAGAAGATCTATGTGTGGATTAAGCCAAATCAATTGGACGGCAAATTATATGATCAGACGGTGAAATTAGAGGTTACag AGAACGCCACTCAGCCGGAGATAAGGGTGCTGAGCAGTGATCTGACAGAGGGGGATGTGGTGAGACTgtcctgtgatgtcatccacacctgccccccttcccccccttccgTCTCCTTCCGCAACCACACGGGGGCGCTCCGTTGGAGCCacaatgaggaagaggaggggcgtTGGCGCATCTCCGTGGAGACGTCCTGGAAAGTGAACTCGGTGGATCATGGGAGGGGcgtggtgtgtgatgtcacacatccTGGGGGCCGGACAGCCAGCAGAGAGATTGTGCTCCGTGTCACCT ATCCCCCGAAATCTGTGAGTGTCCATGGATCCTCGAACGCACTTCCACCTGGTGGAAGCGTGTCCCTGTCCTGCAGCAGTCAGGCCAACCCCCCTGCGACCTCCTTCCAGTGGTACTTTATGGATCAAGGCCAGCCCAAGCTATTGGAGGTCAGCTCTAAGAACATAAGAGTTATGCAACTGCGAAACCGCGACCAGAAACTGTACCGCTGCAAAGCCAGCAACAGCGTGGGGAGTGGCAGCTCGCCTGACTTTGAAGTCATCAAAGAGT ACCAGCCCTCCATATCCAAGGCCTCGGGGTGCTCCTTCTATGCTGGGGCTGTGAGCTGCTGGTGTGAGGCTACGGCCAGGCCCTCGGCCTCCCTGCAGTGGAGGGTGGACGGGGTGACCCAGGAGGCCAGCCCCGCCCGGCCCAGCACCACCAGCGTGCACACGGTGAGGGGAGAGTGGGCCGGCAAAGCCGCCACCGAGCAGGTGAGCGTCACCTGCGTCTCCAGCAACCGGCACGGCCAGAAGGAGCGCCTCCTCAGGGTGTatgtgaaag cGCCTCTCTCTAATGTGATGGTGACCCAGCACCCGTCCCGCCCccgtgagggagagggggtgaccCTGTCCTGCACTGGACAGGGCTACCCACCGGCGTCGGGATACCGCTGGTACCTGGGGCGGGACGGGCAGGAGATCGGGCTGGAGGAGGAGTCCAGCGAGCTGTCGGTCCGTCCCGTGGCCAGAGACTCCGGACCCTATCGATGCACCGCCCGGAACCAGATGGGCGAGTCCAGCTCCCCCGTCACGTCGGTCAACGTGGAGT ATGCCCCTCTTATTCTCCGGAACTCCAGTTGCACCCTGGGTAACGGGCAGTGGAGGTGTGAGTGCATTGTGGACTCCAGCCCCCCAGCGAAGGTCACCTGGTCCTCCGTGGGCTCCTCCACTAATGAGAGCGGCAACACGTTGTCCACGCTCAGTGGGCGGGTCCTAAGGTCTGTCCTTACTGGACCAATGGGAGACGGGGGCCACCGTTTCTACTGCAATGCCACCAATGAGCACGGAGACGCCTTCTACCTGCTACTTATCACAG TGGAGCACTTTGGAAAGTGGGGAATTGTCCTTGGAGCAATCGGTGGAGCTGTGCTCATATGTCTTCTATTGGgagcatttttatattgtaaacGCACTAAAAG GCGCCCCAAACATGCAGACCTTTCCCTAAAAGAAGTGAAATGTGCTGGAGAGGAGGAAGTGAAGATTGACAGTTTGTACTCAAATATAAGAGCATGCCCTCCTGCCCATGCACTGCCAGAGAGTATGTACGAGGTGGAAGACGCACCCAGG TATCAGGAAATGAAGAGACAACCTTCATATGATGACGATGTGTACCAAAATTACTGA
- the LOC118228825 gene encoding sialic acid-binding Ig-like lectin 5 isoform X2, whose translation MSAPVGSCIVVPCSFTPPTANEAVEVNWYQYVSSGYPLVYSESKPGDVIDKFSDSTELIGRAEKGNCSLKINPTREAHNAEKIYVWIKPNQLDGKLYDQTVKLEVTENATQPEIRVLSSDLTEGDVVRLSCDVIHTCPPSPPSVSFRNHTGALRWSHNEEEEGRWRISVETSWKVNSVDHGRGVVCDVTHPGGRTASREIVLRVTYPPKSVSVHGSSNALPPGGSVSLSCSSQANPPATSFQWYFMDQGQPKLLEVSSKNIRVMQLRNRDQKLYRCKASNSVGSGSSPDFEVIKEYQPSISKASGCSFYAGAVSCWCEATARPSASLQWRVDGVTQEASPARPSTTSVHTVRGEWAGKAATEQVSVTCVSSNRHGQKERLLRVYVKAPLSNVMVTQHPSRPREGEGVTLSCTGQGYPPASGYRWYLGRDGQEIGLEEESSELSVRPVARDSGPYRCTARNQMGESSSPVTSVNVEYAPLILRNSSCTLGNGQWRCECIVDSSPPAKVTWSSVGSSTNESGNTLSTLSGRVLRSVLTGPMGDGGHRFYCNATNEHGDAFYLLLITVEHFGKWGIVLGAIGGAVLICLLLGAFLYCKRTKRRPKHADLSLKEVKCAGEEEVKIDSLYSNIRACPPAHALPESMYEVEDAPRYQEMKRQPSYDDDVYQNY comes from the exons ATGTCCGCTCCGGTCGGGTCTTGCATCGTCGTTCCTTGCTCCTTCACTCCCCCGACCGCTAACGAGGCCGTTGAAGTCAATTGGTACCAGTACGTCAGTAGTGGCTACCCGCTGGTATACAGCGAATCCAAACCGGGGGACGTCATAGATAAGTTTAGTGACAGCACGGAGTTAATTGGCAGAGCGGAAAAGGGGAACTGCAGTCTCAAAATCAACCCGACACGAGAAGCACATAACGCTGAGAAGATCTATGTGTGGATTAAGCCAAATCAATTGGACGGCAAATTATATGATCAGACGGTGAAATTAGAGGTTACag AGAACGCCACTCAGCCGGAGATAAGGGTGCTGAGCAGTGATCTGACAGAGGGGGATGTGGTGAGACTgtcctgtgatgtcatccacacctgccccccttcccccccttccgTCTCCTTCCGCAACCACACGGGGGCGCTCCGTTGGAGCCacaatgaggaagaggaggggcgtTGGCGCATCTCCGTGGAGACGTCCTGGAAAGTGAACTCGGTGGATCATGGGAGGGGcgtggtgtgtgatgtcacacatccTGGGGGCCGGACAGCCAGCAGAGAGATTGTGCTCCGTGTCACCT ATCCCCCGAAATCTGTGAGTGTCCATGGATCCTCGAACGCACTTCCACCTGGTGGAAGCGTGTCCCTGTCCTGCAGCAGTCAGGCCAACCCCCCTGCGACCTCCTTCCAGTGGTACTTTATGGATCAAGGCCAGCCCAAGCTATTGGAGGTCAGCTCTAAGAACATAAGAGTTATGCAACTGCGAAACCGCGACCAGAAACTGTACCGCTGCAAAGCCAGCAACAGCGTGGGGAGTGGCAGCTCGCCTGACTTTGAAGTCATCAAAGAGT ACCAGCCCTCCATATCCAAGGCCTCGGGGTGCTCCTTCTATGCTGGGGCTGTGAGCTGCTGGTGTGAGGCTACGGCCAGGCCCTCGGCCTCCCTGCAGTGGAGGGTGGACGGGGTGACCCAGGAGGCCAGCCCCGCCCGGCCCAGCACCACCAGCGTGCACACGGTGAGGGGAGAGTGGGCCGGCAAAGCCGCCACCGAGCAGGTGAGCGTCACCTGCGTCTCCAGCAACCGGCACGGCCAGAAGGAGCGCCTCCTCAGGGTGTatgtgaaag cGCCTCTCTCTAATGTGATGGTGACCCAGCACCCGTCCCGCCCccgtgagggagagggggtgaccCTGTCCTGCACTGGACAGGGCTACCCACCGGCGTCGGGATACCGCTGGTACCTGGGGCGGGACGGGCAGGAGATCGGGCTGGAGGAGGAGTCCAGCGAGCTGTCGGTCCGTCCCGTGGCCAGAGACTCCGGACCCTATCGATGCACCGCCCGGAACCAGATGGGCGAGTCCAGCTCCCCCGTCACGTCGGTCAACGTGGAGT ATGCCCCTCTTATTCTCCGGAACTCCAGTTGCACCCTGGGTAACGGGCAGTGGAGGTGTGAGTGCATTGTGGACTCCAGCCCCCCAGCGAAGGTCACCTGGTCCTCCGTGGGCTCCTCCACTAATGAGAGCGGCAACACGTTGTCCACGCTCAGTGGGCGGGTCCTAAGGTCTGTCCTTACTGGACCAATGGGAGACGGGGGCCACCGTTTCTACTGCAATGCCACCAATGAGCACGGAGACGCCTTCTACCTGCTACTTATCACAG TGGAGCACTTTGGAAAGTGGGGAATTGTCCTTGGAGCAATCGGTGGAGCTGTGCTCATATGTCTTCTATTGGgagcatttttatattgtaaacGCACTAAAAG GCGCCCCAAACATGCAGACCTTTCCCTAAAAGAAGTGAAATGTGCTGGAGAGGAGGAAGTGAAGATTGACAGTTTGTACTCAAATATAAGAGCATGCCCTCCTGCCCATGCACTGCCAGAGAGTATGTACGAGGTGGAAGACGCACCCAGG TATCAGGAAATGAAGAGACAACCTTCATATGATGACGATGTGTACCAAAATTACTGA